A section of the Citrobacter farmeri genome encodes:
- the pssA gene encoding CDP-diacylglycerol--serine O-phosphatidyltransferase, translated as MLSKFKRNKHQQHLAQLPKISQSVDDVDFFYAPADFRETLLEKIASAKQRICIIALYLEQDDGGKGILSALYEAKRQRPELDVRVLVDWHRAQRGRIGAAASNTNADWYCRMAHENPGVDVPVYGVPINTREALGVLHFKGFIIDDSVLYSGASLNDVYLHQHDKYRYDRYQLIRNARMADIMFEWVTQNLMNGRGVNRLDDTQRPKSPEIKNDIRLYRQELRDAAYHFQGDADNEQLSVTPLVGLGKSSLLNKTIFHLMPCAEHKLTICTPYFNLPAILVRNIIQLLREGKKVEIIVGDKTANDFYIPENEPFKIIGALPYLYEINLRRFLSRLQYYVNTDQLVVRLWKDDDNTYHLKGMWIDDKWMLLTGNNLNPRAWRLDLENAILIHDPRQELAAQREKELALIRTHTTVVKHYRDLQSIADYPVKVRKLIRRLRRIRIDRLISRIL; from the coding sequence ATGTTGTCAAAATTTAAGCGTAATAAACATCAACAACACCTTGCCCAACTACCTAAGATTTCTCAATCAGTTGATGATGTCGATTTCTTTTATGCTCCCGCCGATTTCAGGGAGACTCTGCTGGAAAAAATAGCCAGCGCGAAGCAGCGCATTTGCATTATTGCCCTGTATCTGGAACAGGACGACGGTGGCAAAGGCATTCTCAGCGCGCTATACGAGGCGAAACGACAGCGTCCTGAGTTGGATGTTCGGGTACTCGTCGACTGGCATCGCGCGCAGCGTGGGCGCATTGGCGCAGCAGCATCCAATACCAATGCCGACTGGTATTGCCGAATGGCGCATGAAAATCCGGGAGTCGATGTTCCTGTATATGGAGTGCCGATTAATACTCGTGAAGCCCTCGGCGTTCTGCACTTTAAAGGCTTTATCATCGATGATAGCGTCCTGTATAGCGGTGCAAGTCTGAACGATGTTTATCTGCATCAGCACGATAAATATCGTTATGACCGCTACCAGTTAATCCGCAATGCCCGAATGGCTGACATCATGTTCGAATGGGTGACCCAGAACCTGATGAACGGTCGTGGTGTGAATCGTCTGGATGATACCCAGCGTCCGAAAAGCCCGGAGATTAAAAACGATATTCGTTTATATCGCCAGGAGTTACGCGACGCCGCTTACCACTTCCAGGGCGATGCTGATAATGAACAACTGTCCGTGACGCCATTGGTTGGTCTGGGGAAATCCAGCCTGCTGAACAAAACCATTTTCCACCTTATGCCCTGTGCAGAGCATAAGCTCACGATTTGCACTCCCTATTTCAACCTGCCAGCAATTCTTGTCCGTAACATCATTCAACTGCTGCGGGAAGGAAAGAAGGTAGAGATTATTGTGGGTGATAAAACTGCGAACGACTTTTATATCCCGGAAAATGAACCATTCAAGATAATCGGCGCACTGCCCTATCTCTATGAGATTAACCTGCGTCGTTTCCTGAGCCGCTTACAGTACTACGTGAATACCGATCAGCTGGTTGTCCGTCTGTGGAAAGATGACGATAACACCTACCATCTCAAGGGAATGTGGATCGATGACAAGTGGATGCTGCTGACCGGGAACAATCTTAACCCGCGCGCCTGGCGTCTGGATCTGGAAAATGCGATCCTGATCCACGATCCCAGGCAAGAATTGGCTGCACAGCGAGAAAAAGAGCTGGCGCTAATTCGTACGCATACCACCGTCGTTAAGCACTATCGTGACTTGCAGAGCATTGCCGACTACCCGGTAAAAGTTCGCAAACTAATCCGTCGATTGCGTCGCATTCGAATCGATCGACTAATAAGCCGTATTCTGTAA
- a CDS encoding YfiM family lipoprotein, whose translation MAQDNWSGQDKAQHFIASAMLSAAGNEYAQHQGMSRDRSAMVGLMFSVSLGASKELWDSRPAGSGWSWKDFAWDVAGATTGYTLWQMAHH comes from the coding sequence ATGGCACAGGACAACTGGAGTGGGCAGGACAAAGCCCAGCACTTTATTGCTTCCGCGATGCTCTCAGCCGCAGGCAATGAATACGCTCAGCATCAGGGGATGAGCCGCGATCGCAGTGCGATGGTGGGTTTGATGTTCTCGGTAAGTCTGGGAGCGTCAAAAGAGCTTTGGGATAGCCGCCCCGCTGGGAGCGGCTGGAGCTGGAAAGACTTTGCCTGGGATGTTGCCGGTGCAACGACCGGCTATACCCTCTGGCAAATGGCGCATCACTAG